One Notolabrus celidotus isolate fNotCel1 chromosome 18, fNotCel1.pri, whole genome shotgun sequence DNA window includes the following coding sequences:
- the LOC117829658 gene encoding dual specificity protein phosphatase 13-like, producing MSARKGKRKEYLTVKDLQKFLDSCKLHLNEIDEVWPKIYIGNVGVAQNRATLLKLGITHVLNAAHTKRGSIGNQSFYGSSIVYCGIPADDSTYFDLDVYFKPAADFIHNALKSPDGKVLVHCIMGMSRSSTLVLAYLMIYRHLTLKQALQKLLQKRAIYPNKNFLALLLDLDLQLTRKKKTCQIL from the exons ATGTCAGccaggaaaggaaagaggaaagaataTCTGACTGTGAAGGATCTACAGAAGTTTTTGGACTCATGTAAACTACATCTGAATGAAATAGATGAGGTGTGGCCGAAAATATACATAGGGAATGT GGGAGTAGCTCAAAACAGGGCTACCCTGCTGAAACTAGGCATAACTCATGTATTAAACGCTGCACACACCAAGAGAGGCAGCATAGGGAATCAAAGCTTTTATGGCAGCAGTATAGTGTATTGTGGCATTCCTGCAGATGACTCCACATACTTTGACCTGGATGTTTACTTCAAGCCTGCAGCCGATTTCATTCATAATGCTCTGAAGTCACCTGATG GGAAGGTTCTGGTGCACTGCATTATGGGAATGAGCCGTTCATCGACCTTGGTGTTAGCATACCTCATGATCTACCGCCACCTCACGCTCAAACAGGCTTTGCAGAAATTACTCCAGAAGAGAGCGATATACCCCAACAAGAATTTCCTGGCTCTGTTGCTAGACCTGGATCTTCAGCtgacaaggaaaaagaaaacatgtcagaTCCTGTGA
- the LOC117830164 gene encoding voltage-dependent anion-selective channel protein 2, giving the protein MYKSTDETPKFEVLRRRGQQGGCSRGVSSISSYTGPCCFICRIFCTYNQAAKSPTTETLGKMAVPPTYADLGKSARDIFNKGYGFGLVKLDVKTKSSSGVEFKTSGSSNVDTSKVTGTLETKYKWSEYGLTFTEKWTTENTLGTEICVEDQITKGLKLTFDTTFSPNTGKKSGKVKTAYKREYLNVGVDVDLDFAGPTIHGAGVAGYEGWLAGYQMTFDSAKSKMTQSNFSVGYKTGDFQLHTNVNDGAEFGGSIYQKVNDNLETAVNLAWTAGNNGTRFGIAAKYQLDSSASISAKVNNASLVGIGYTQTLRPGMKLVLSALVDGKNINAGGHKLGLGLELEA; this is encoded by the exons atgtaCAAAA GCACTGATGAAACACCTAAGTTCGAGGTCCTGCGGCGCCGAGGTCAGCAGGGTGGTTGTAGCCGCGGTGTCTCCTCCATATCGTCCTACACCGGTCCCTGCTGCTTCATCTGCCGCATTTTCTGTACTTACAACCAGGCAGCAAAATCACCGACAACAGAAACACTCG GCAAGATGGCAGTTCCCCCAACATATGCAGACCTTGGAAAATCAGCGAGGGATATCTTCAACAAGGGATATG gCTTTGGACTGGTCAAGCTTGACGTGAAGACAAAGTCTTCAAGTGGAGTG GAGTTTAAAACATCCGGCTCATCCAACGTAGACACCAGCAAAGTCACAGGAACCCTAGAAACCAAGTACAAGTGGTCTGAGTACGGGCTGACATTCACAGAGAAGTGGACCACGGAAAACACACTGGGAACAGAAATTTGTGTTGAGGATCAG ATCACCAAGGGGCTGAAACTCACTTTCGACACCACGTTTTCACCAAACACTGG caAGAAGAGCGGCAAGGTCAAGACCGCTTACAAAAGGGAATACCTCAACGTGGGTGTGGATGTAGACTTAGATTTTGCTGGTCCTACCATCCACGGAGCAGGAGTGGCAGGCTATGAGGGCTGGCTTGCAGGCTACCAGATGACCTTTGACTCAGCCAAATCTAAGATGACACAGAGCAACTTTTCTGTTGGCTACAAGACTGGCGACTTCCAGCTTCACACCAATGT aAATGATGGTGCAGAGTTTGGTGGCTCCATTTACCAGAAGGTGAACGACAACTTGGAGACAGCTGTGAATCTTGCCTGGACAGCAGGGAACAATGGCACTCGCTTTGGAATTGCTGCTAAATACCAGTTAGATTCCAGTGCCTCCATATCA GCTAAGGTGAACAACGCAAGCTTGGTAGGAATTGGATACACCCAGACTCTGCGGCCTG GTATGAAACTAGTCCTCTCTGCTCTGGTGGATGGGAAGAATATCAATGCTGGTGGGCACAAACTCGGTCTGGGCCTGGAGTTAGAGGCATGA
- the LOC117829655 gene encoding dual specificity phosphatase DUPD1-like isoform X2, with product MPRGLSCLASPEGADGRYETPPASELQRLMWTKKGSSNHLDEVQHRIYIGDMYAAKDKRTLLAHHITHVLNAADGKFNVNTGPSFYRDTKITYHGVEAFDMPSFDLSPFFYPAANFIKSALSCPTGEELYLLEVKCLSTVRWVSVARPHWF from the exons ATGCCCAGAGGCCTCAGCTGCTTGGCAAGCCCTGAGGGGGCAGACGGCAGGTACGAGACCCCCCCGGCTTCAGAGCTCCAGAGGCTGATGTGGACAAAGAAGGGGAGCAGCAACCATCTGGATGAGGTTCAGCACAGAATCTATATTGGAGACAT GTATGCAGCCAAAGACAAGAGGACACTCCTGGCTCATCACATCACACATGTATTAAATGCCGCTGATGGGAAATTCAATGTGAACACAGGCCCCAGCTTCTACCGAGACACTAAAATCACTTATCATGGAGTGGAAGCTTTTGACATGCCATCCTTTGACTTGAGTCCCTTCTTTTACCCAGCGGCCAATTTTATCAAGAGCGCTTTAAGCTGTCCCACAGGTGAGGAACTGTATTTACTTGAG GTAAAGTGTTTGTCCACTGTGCGATGGGTCTCAGTCGCTCGTCCACATTGGTTCTAG
- the LOC117829655 gene encoding dual specificity phosphatase DUPD1-like isoform X1, with translation MPRGLSCLASPEGADGRYETPPASELQRLMWTKKGSSNHLDEVQHRIYIGDMYAAKDKRTLLAHHITHVLNAADGKFNVNTGPSFYRDTKITYHGVEAFDMPSFDLSPFFYPAANFIKSALSCPTGKVFVHCAMGLSRSSTLVLAYLMIHENMTLVDALKAVGENRNISPNAGFLEQLRVLDKKLHG, from the exons ATGCCCAGAGGCCTCAGCTGCTTGGCAAGCCCTGAGGGGGCAGACGGCAGGTACGAGACCCCCCCGGCTTCAGAGCTCCAGAGGCTGATGTGGACAAAGAAGGGGAGCAGCAACCATCTGGATGAGGTTCAGCACAGAATCTATATTGGAGACAT GTATGCAGCCAAAGACAAGAGGACACTCCTGGCTCATCACATCACACATGTATTAAATGCCGCTGATGGGAAATTCAATGTGAACACAGGCCCCAGCTTCTACCGAGACACTAAAATCACTTATCATGGAGTGGAAGCTTTTGACATGCCATCCTTTGACTTGAGTCCCTTCTTTTACCCAGCGGCCAATTTTATCAAGAGCGCTTTAAGCTGTCCCACAG GTAAAGTGTTTGTCCACTGTGCGATGGGTCTCAGTCGCTCGTCCACATTGGTTCTAGCCTACCTGATGATCCACGAGAACATGACACTGGTGGATGCACTCAAAGCTGTCGGTGAGAACAGGAACATCTCACCGAACGCCGGGTTCCTGGAGCAGCTCAGAGTGCTGGACAAAAAGCTGCACGGCTAG
- the LOC117829652 gene encoding sphingomyelin synthase-related protein 1-like isoform X2 — translation MTHQSVRRWTPKHVAKWLKEEGFCDYVDLLCNKHRLDGTSLLALSEYDLRSPPLELKVLGDIKRLMVSIRKLQKQNIDVLEELGLPYDGHSPTGSGGSLDWLCNGDPGRDCDSTDTAPVGEEYHQYTNGKYKQQTRRLDPEYWKTVLSSVYVVFVFGFTSFVMVIVHERVPDMRTYPPLPDIFLDSVPRIPWAFAMAEACGVILCNIWVLVLLLHKHRSILLRRLCSLMGTVFMLRCITMFVTSLSVPGQHLQCSGKMYGDMWAKLQRAVAIWSGFGMTLTGVHTCGDYMFSGHTVVLTMLNFFVTEYTPRSWNFIHTLSWVLNLFGIFFILAAHEHYSIDVFIAFYITTRLFLYYHTLANTRAYQQSRRARIWFPMFSFFECNVNGPVPNEYCWPFSRPAVMRRLIG, via the exons ATGACACACCAGAGTGTCCGCCGCTGGACGCCCAAACACGTCGCCAAGTGGCTGAAGGAAGAAGGCTTCTGTGACTATGTAGACCTGCTGTGCAACAAGCACCGACTGGACGGCACCAGTCTACTCGCCCTCAGTGAATACGATCTGCGCTCACCTCCTCTAGAACTCAAGGTGCTGGGTGACATCAAACGCCTCATGGTGTCCATCCGCAAACTCCAGAAACAGAACATTGATGTGTTGGAGGAACTAGGACTCCCCTACGACGGACACTCTCCCACAGGATCGGGAGGCAGTTTGGACTGGCTGTGTAATGGAGACCCGGGCAGAGACTGTGACAGCACTGACACAGCTCCTGTGGGAGAGGAGTACCACCAGTATACTAACGGGAAATACAAACAGCAGACGAGACGACTGGATCCAGAGTACTGGAAGACTGTGCTCAGCTCTGtctatgttgtttttgtgtttggattCACCTCCTTCGTCATGGTCATAGTGCATGAAAGAGTCCCTGACATGCGCACATACCCTCCACTGCCTGACATTTTCCTTGACAG TGTGCCTAGAATACCTTGGGCCTTTGCCATGGCTGAAGCATGTGGAGTAATCCTCTGTAACATCTGGGTGCTGGTGCTGCTGCTCCATAAACACAG GTCCATCCTCTTGAGGCGTCTGTGCAGCCTGATGGGGACGGTGTTCATGCTGCGCTGCATCACCATGTTCGTCACCTCCCTGTCTGTGCCAGGACAGCACTTGCAGTGCTCAGGAAAG ATGTATGGTGACATGTGGGCCAAACTGCAGCGAGCTGTGGCCATCTGGAGCGGATTCGGGATGACACTGACAGGAGTGCATACGTGTGGTGACTACATGTTCAGCGGCCACACAGTGGTCCTCACCATGCTCAACTTCTTTGTTACAGAGT aCACGCCAAGAAGCTGGAACTTCATCCACACGCTATCCTGGGTCTTGAATCTCTTTGGCATTTTCTTCATCCTGGCTGCACACGAACACTACTCCATCGACGTGTTCATAGCCTTCTACATCACCACCAGACTCTTCCTGTACTACCACACACTAGCCAACACCCGGGCCTACCAGCAGAGTCGACGAGCTCGCATCTGGTTCCCCATGTTCTCTTTCTTCGAGTGCAATGTCAATGGACCAGTTCCCAATGAATACTGTTGGCCCTTCTCGAGACCGGCTGTGATGAGGAGGCTGATTGGATAA
- the LOC117829654 gene encoding dual specificity protein phosphatase 13-like isoform X2, which yields MSRRAAHEENHLQGAAGDTSVANDRYSLWKLGISHVVNAAHGRMHCQGSHDFYGSSVDYYGVPADDSPSFDLSRYFSPSAEHIRNALDTAGARVFVHCAVGVSRSASLVLAYLMIHHHYTLLEAINKVKERRWIFPNTGFLKQLRALDLKLRMSNSPHLQNK from the exons ATGTCCAGAAGAGCTGCGCACGAGGAAAATCACCTTCAAGGGGCTGCTGGAGACAC GTCTGTGGCTAATGATCGCTACAGTCTGTGGAAACTGGGAATCAGTCATGTTGTGAATGCAGCTCATGGGAGGATGCACTGTCAGGGGAGTCATGACTTCTATGGCTCCTCTGTGGATTATTATGGAGTGCCTGCTGATGACTCACCGTCCTTTGACCTCTCACGctatttctctccctctgctgagCATATCCGGAATGCACTTGACACAGCTGGTG CTCGTGTTTTTGTGCACTGTGCGGTTGGAGTGAGCAGATCAGCCTCCCTCGTTCTGGCCTACCTAATGATCCACCATCATTACACCCTCCTGGAGGCCATCAATAAGGTCAAAGAGCGCAGGTGGATTTTCCCAAACACAGGATTCCTCAAACAGCTCCGTGCTTTGGACTTGAAACTACGCATGAGTAACTCCCCACACCTCCAAAACAAATAG
- the LOC117829654 gene encoding dual specificity protein phosphatase 13-like isoform X1, with protein MNYQQEINVNVSSATPSVKDLVKVLYGGKRFGNPVDEVWPNLFIGDMSVANDRYSLWKLGISHVVNAAHGRMHCQGSHDFYGSSVDYYGVPADDSPSFDLSRYFSPSAEHIRNALDTAGARVFVHCAVGVSRSASLVLAYLMIHHHYTLLEAINKVKERRWIFPNTGFLKQLRALDLKLRMSNSPHLQNK; from the exons ATGAACTACCAGCAGGAAATAAATGTGAATGTTTCCTCCGCTACTCCTTCTGTAAAAGACTTGGTGAAGGTTTTGTATGGTGGGAAAAGGTTTGGAAATCCTGTGGATGAAGTTTGGCCTAACTTGTTCATTGGCGACAT GTCTGTGGCTAATGATCGCTACAGTCTGTGGAAACTGGGAATCAGTCATGTTGTGAATGCAGCTCATGGGAGGATGCACTGTCAGGGGAGTCATGACTTCTATGGCTCCTCTGTGGATTATTATGGAGTGCCTGCTGATGACTCACCGTCCTTTGACCTCTCACGctatttctctccctctgctgagCATATCCGGAATGCACTTGACACAGCTGGTG CTCGTGTTTTTGTGCACTGTGCGGTTGGAGTGAGCAGATCAGCCTCCCTCGTTCTGGCCTACCTAATGATCCACCATCATTACACCCTCCTGGAGGCCATCAATAAGGTCAAAGAGCGCAGGTGGATTTTCCCAAACACAGGATTCCTCAAACAGCTCCGTGCTTTGGACTTGAAACTACGCATGAGTAACTCCCCACACCTCCAAAACAAATAG
- the LOC117829652 gene encoding sphingomyelin synthase-related protein 1-like isoform X1 has protein sequence MLWKILINRHREQSFCMKQRQQLLKSANAVTPTEDHWMSTGDKMTHQSVRRWTPKHVAKWLKEEGFCDYVDLLCNKHRLDGTSLLALSEYDLRSPPLELKVLGDIKRLMVSIRKLQKQNIDVLEELGLPYDGHSPTGSGGSLDWLCNGDPGRDCDSTDTAPVGEEYHQYTNGKYKQQTRRLDPEYWKTVLSSVYVVFVFGFTSFVMVIVHERVPDMRTYPPLPDIFLDSVPRIPWAFAMAEACGVILCNIWVLVLLLHKHRSILLRRLCSLMGTVFMLRCITMFVTSLSVPGQHLQCSGKMYGDMWAKLQRAVAIWSGFGMTLTGVHTCGDYMFSGHTVVLTMLNFFVTEYTPRSWNFIHTLSWVLNLFGIFFILAAHEHYSIDVFIAFYITTRLFLYYHTLANTRAYQQSRRARIWFPMFSFFECNVNGPVPNEYCWPFSRPAVMRRLIG, from the exons ACTGGGGACAAAATGACACACCAGAGTGTCCGCCGCTGGACGCCCAAACACGTCGCCAAGTGGCTGAAGGAAGAAGGCTTCTGTGACTATGTAGACCTGCTGTGCAACAAGCACCGACTGGACGGCACCAGTCTACTCGCCCTCAGTGAATACGATCTGCGCTCACCTCCTCTAGAACTCAAGGTGCTGGGTGACATCAAACGCCTCATGGTGTCCATCCGCAAACTCCAGAAACAGAACATTGATGTGTTGGAGGAACTAGGACTCCCCTACGACGGACACTCTCCCACAGGATCGGGAGGCAGTTTGGACTGGCTGTGTAATGGAGACCCGGGCAGAGACTGTGACAGCACTGACACAGCTCCTGTGGGAGAGGAGTACCACCAGTATACTAACGGGAAATACAAACAGCAGACGAGACGACTGGATCCAGAGTACTGGAAGACTGTGCTCAGCTCTGtctatgttgtttttgtgtttggattCACCTCCTTCGTCATGGTCATAGTGCATGAAAGAGTCCCTGACATGCGCACATACCCTCCACTGCCTGACATTTTCCTTGACAG TGTGCCTAGAATACCTTGGGCCTTTGCCATGGCTGAAGCATGTGGAGTAATCCTCTGTAACATCTGGGTGCTGGTGCTGCTGCTCCATAAACACAG GTCCATCCTCTTGAGGCGTCTGTGCAGCCTGATGGGGACGGTGTTCATGCTGCGCTGCATCACCATGTTCGTCACCTCCCTGTCTGTGCCAGGACAGCACTTGCAGTGCTCAGGAAAG ATGTATGGTGACATGTGGGCCAAACTGCAGCGAGCTGTGGCCATCTGGAGCGGATTCGGGATGACACTGACAGGAGTGCATACGTGTGGTGACTACATGTTCAGCGGCCACACAGTGGTCCTCACCATGCTCAACTTCTTTGTTACAGAGT aCACGCCAAGAAGCTGGAACTTCATCCACACGCTATCCTGGGTCTTGAATCTCTTTGGCATTTTCTTCATCCTGGCTGCACACGAACACTACTCCATCGACGTGTTCATAGCCTTCTACATCACCACCAGACTCTTCCTGTACTACCACACACTAGCCAACACCCGGGCCTACCAGCAGAGTCGACGAGCTCGCATCTGGTTCCCCATGTTCTCTTTCTTCGAGTGCAATGTCAATGGACCAGTTCCCAATGAATACTGTTGGCCCTTCTCGAGACCGGCTGTGATGAGGAGGCTGATTGGATAA